From Arachis stenosperma cultivar V10309 chromosome 2, arast.V10309.gnm1.PFL2, whole genome shotgun sequence, one genomic window encodes:
- the LOC130962395 gene encoding putative disease resistance RPP13-like protein 1: MAGALVGGAFLSGFINVVFDRLIKREFVNLVVGKNLHRQLVEKLKTALLAAEALVADAEQKQFGNELVRKWLDSLRDALYTADDLLERVLIRAEIRNKARIRLPRFFRNLYDWKMETKIEDVVKRIEDLEKRKDTLGLKEIPTGSSSWRPPSTSLVKGNVFGRDADQQALIKMLNDNNDHNLSVISIVGMGGVGKTTLAQCLYNNKDLMDGVDLKAWICVSENFDVVETTKNVIKGISSGVCSLDSFDLLQQHLKDKLSKKKFFIVLDDVWSEDADKWHSFIAPFQHGRKGSTILLTTRMVNVGRIVQHYNSYTLNQLSDDDCWSIFADNASFPESNGSSELEGIGRKIVERCDGLPFAAEALGRLLRSERRVEEWNKILLSDIWEFPMTDSKIVPALLISYYHLPAHLKHCFVYCSLYPKDYKLDKDELILLWMAEDLLQPPRRGQTLEEVGCECFDGLVSRLFFKQVENDDEKYFVMHDLKHDLATFLAGDLCCRFGEKEEMSILTRHLSYNHSIPEVTCSSSKIKYLRTLFYINDGSHIGKAPATLPCDILSKNKYLRVLSFGRIDIFPDSIDKLIQLRYLDLSWSDIEVLPESLCKLCNLQTLKLNNCFSLTMLPNGMCKLVNLRHLDIRGTPLKEMPKGMSKLKQLHILSKFVVGKKEDNGIQELGGLLNLHGSLEIERLENVVDANEARSARIIDKKHIDELLLKWSLSSGDDMVSNTHTDEQDILGGLQPHTGLKELTVEGFKGEIFPDWIGHSLYQNMTSVSLECCWNCCVLPSLGQLPSLKSLSIRSFDELKSIGKEFYKNEGHQHSSPIAPFPSLETLEFDDMSCWEEWQLPDSEAFPQLKSLQIRDCPMLKGDMLSQVLVRIVSSSLDVSRVHELKIKEDAERWDKKMRLDGDRLSISGFECVVECAFKARIIHHLTSLQEIQISYCSSVVSLGGNCLPKSLQKLKIFNCRLLTRSNQNQIPNFFLESFM; the protein is encoded by the coding sequence ATGGCTGGAGCACTTGTTGGTGGAGCTTTTCTCTCTGGCTTCATCAACGTTGTTTTTGATAGGCTCATTAAACGTGAGTTTGTCAACCTGGTGGTGGGTAAGAACCTGCACCGACAGTTGGTTGAGAAGCTGAAGACTGCTCTCTTGGCTGCTGAAGCTCTGGTCGCCGACGCGGAGCAGAAACAGTTCGGAAACGAACTTGTGAGGAAATGGCTTGATAGTCTCAGGGATGCTCTCTACACTGCTGATGACTTGCTGGAACGTGTCTTAATCAGAGCGGAAATTCGCAACAAGGCACGCATTCGCCTTCCTCGCTTCTTCCGTAATTTGTATGATTGGAAGATGGAGACTAAGATAGAGGATGTGGTAAAAAGAATAGAAGATCTTGAGAAACGCAAAGATAcccttggtctcaaagagattcCAACGGGAAGCTCCTCATGGAGACCTCCATCCACTTCTCTTGTGAAGGGGAATGTGTTCGGCAGGGATGCTGACCAACAGGCACTAATCAAGATGCTCAATGACAACAATGATCACAACTTGTCCGTCATCTCTATTGTTGGTATGGGCGGTGTTGGTAAAACTACTTTAGCACAATGCCTCTACAACAACAAGGATTTGATGGACGGGGTTGATCTGAAAGCATGGATTTGTGTTTCTGAAAATTTTGATGTTGTTGAGACTACAAAGAATGTTATAAAGGGGATCTCTTCTGGTGTTTGTAGTCTTGACAGCTTTGATTTACTTCAACAACATTTGAAGGACAAACTGTCAAAAAAGAAGTTCTTCATTGTTTTGGACGATGTTTGGAGTGAAGATGCTGACAAGTGGCATAGTTTTATCGCCCCTTTTCAACATGGGAGAAAAGGAAGCACTATTCTCCTAACTACCCGCATGGTAAATGTTGGTCGAATAGTCCAACACTATAACTCTTACACCCTCAATCAACTGTCAGATGATGATTGTTGGTCTATTTTTGCGGACAATGCATCCTTTCCTGAATCAAATGGGAGCTCAGAACTGGAAGGAATAGGTAGAAAGATTGTTGAAAGGTGTGATGGCTTGCCGTTTGCTGCAGAAGCACTTGGACGCTTGTTGCGCTCAGAGCGTCGTGTTGAAGAATGGAATAAAATACTGTTGAGTGACATTTGGGAATTTCCTATGACAGACAGTAAGATCGTTCCTGCGTTGTTAATAAGTTACTATCATCTGCCTGCTCATTTAAAACATTGCTTTGTTTATTGTTCGTTGTATCCCAAAGATTATAAACTTGATAAAGATGAATTAATCTTACTGTGGATGGCTGAAGATCTTTTACAACCACCAAGGAGGGGACAGACTCTAGAAGAAGTTGGTTGCGAGTGTTTTGATGGCTTGGTTTCAAGACTATTCTTCAAGCAGGTCGAGAATGATGACGAGAAGTATTTTGTGATGCATGATCTCAAGCATGACTTGGCAACTTTTCTTGCTGGAGATCTTTGTTGTAGATTTGGTGAAAAAGAAGAGATGAGTATTCTAACTCGGCATTTGTCatacaatcattcaatccctgagGTAACATGCTCCtctagtaaaataaaatatttgaggaCATTATTCTATATCAATGATGGATCTCATATCGGGAAAGCACCCGCAACATTACCATGTGACATATTGTCAAAGAATAAATACTTGAGAGTTTTATCCTTTGGTAGAATTGATATATTTCCTGATTCAATAGATAAATTGATCCAACTGCGCTATTTGGATCTTTCTTGGAGTGATATTGAGGTATTGCCCGAGTCATTGTGCAAGTTGTGTAATTTACAAACGTTAAAGCTAAATAATTGTTTTTCCCTAACTATGCTGCCTAATGGCATGTGTAAGCTTGTGAATTTGCGGCATCTTGATATCAGGGGTACTCCCCTGAAAGAAATGCCCAAAGGAATGAGCAAATTAAAACAATTGCACATTTTAAGCAAGTTTGTAGTGGGAAAGAAAGAAGACAATGGAATCCAAGAGCTAGGAGGGCTTTTAAATCTTCATGGATCACTTGAGATTGAGAGATTGGAGAATGTGGTTGATGCCAATGAAGCAAGGAGTGCAAGGATAATAGATAAGAAGCACATTGACGAGTTATTGTTGAAATGGTCTCTGTCTTCAGGTGATGATATGGTTTCAAACACTCATACTGATGAACAAGATATACTTGGAGGCTTGCAACCACACACTGGCTTGAAAGAGTTAACTGTTGAAGGATTCAAAGGTGAAATATTTCCAGACTGGATTGGGCATTCCTTGTACCAAAACATGACAAGTGTATCTCTAGAATGTTGCTGGAATTGCTGCGTGCTGCCTTCACTTGGACAGCTGCCATCTCTCAAGTCCCTGAGCATCAGAAGTTTTGATGAGCTGAAGAGCATTGGCAAGGAGTTTTACAAGAATGAAGGCCATCAACATTCTTCGCCTATTGCACCGTTTCCCTCATTGGAGACATTGGAATTTGATGACATGTCATGTTGGGAGGAGTGGCAATTACCTGACTCAGAAGCCTTTCCTCAGCTTAAGAGTCTTCAAATAAGAGATTGCCCAATGTTAAAGGGAGATATGCTTAGTCAGGTATTAGTGAGAATCGTTTCTTCCTCATTGGATGTTTCCAGAGTGCACgaactgaaaataaaagaagatgcTGAAAGATGGGATAAAAAGATGAGACTTGATGGGGATAGGTTATCAATTAGTGGATTTGAATGTGTGGTGGAGTGTGCATTTAAGGCAAGGATCATCCACCATCTAACTTCCCTCCAAGAAATACAAATCTCATACTGTTCATCTGTTGTATCCTTGGGGGGCAATTGTTTACCCAAATCTTTGCAAAAGCTCAAAATCTTTAATTGCCGCCTGTTGACtagatcaaatcaaaatcagaTTCCTAATTTCTTTCTTGAATCTTTTATGTAA